The Deinococcus sp. Leaf326 genome has a segment encoding these proteins:
- a CDS encoding response regulator yields MPPLRVLLVDDSPADRFLAQEVFATHGLDVHLTTSDSGEAALDSMHRHHGHLPEVLLLDLNMPGMSGLDVLSEMKRDPELAHIPVVMFTTSQAKTDVDAAYRLQACAYLVKSPNFGVFLQQVESFITFWRCNRFPFAPQP; encoded by the coding sequence ATGCCGCCCCTGCGCGTCCTGCTCGTCGACGATAGTCCCGCGGACCGTTTTCTGGCTCAGGAGGTCTTCGCCACACACGGGTTGGACGTCCATCTCACCACCTCTGACAGCGGCGAAGCGGCGCTCGACTCCATGCACCGTCATCACGGCCACCTCCCAGAGGTTCTTCTCCTCGACCTCAACATGCCCGGCATGAGTGGGCTCGATGTCCTGAGCGAGATGAAGCGCGATCCGGAGCTCGCCCATATCCCGGTCGTCATGTTCACGACCTCCCAGGCCAAGACGGATGTCGACGCTGCCTACCGTCTGCAAGCCTGTGCGTATCTCGTCAAGTCACCTAACTTTGGGGTGTTCCTGCAGCAGGTGGAATCCTTCATCACGTTCTGGCGCTGCAACCGTTTCCCGTTCGCGCCGCAGCCTTAA
- a CDS encoding diguanylate cyclase domain-containing protein, producing MHLSEVPSLSSVFSEAVWASDELVVLVRSIARMLRAPITLLGEVNRTLQAVPSHWPTLTPHIIAHSWHHGEAIEVTQTAGAWTLLTCPVQTVEGTWFGVLCVSHASHGPHPLPDKAALQDAAALLALTLERLFAQAWLQVMIGGLYEGVILVDRTLQLKSFNPQAAQLLGAPDHPLTQASFAALGRHIQGLDGQPVLPEELPLALAFQTRQPQLNVTLGISLPDGVQRWLQINALPVGTEAVVASFTDVTDSIQFRQALQRALEHDPLTGLPNRVHFMLHLQQALGSLHTQNKACAVGFVDLDGFKAVNDALGHAAGDHLLREVAGRLSGTLRPGDKVARLAGDEFVILWRGVSDSTQANALGERVVAACAPAYLLYGGEVRVTSSVGVHVVTTGDANAQTVLQVADAAMYQAKRRGKNQCVVWS from the coding sequence ATGCACTTGAGTGAGGTCCCTTCTCTATCGTCCGTCTTCTCAGAAGCGGTCTGGGCCTCCGACGAACTGGTCGTCCTGGTTCGCTCCATTGCCCGAATGCTCCGGGCCCCCATCACCCTCCTGGGAGAAGTCAACCGAACACTCCAGGCTGTGCCCTCTCATTGGCCCACCCTCACCCCGCACATCATTGCCCACTCCTGGCATCATGGGGAAGCCATCGAGGTCACGCAGACCGCTGGCGCCTGGACCTTGTTGACCTGCCCCGTGCAGACGGTCGAGGGAACCTGGTTTGGCGTGTTGTGTGTCTCCCACGCCTCACACGGACCCCACCCCCTCCCCGACAAGGCTGCTCTCCAGGACGCCGCGGCCCTCCTCGCTCTCACGCTCGAACGTCTCTTCGCACAGGCCTGGCTTCAGGTCATGATCGGTGGACTGTATGAAGGCGTCATCCTCGTGGACCGCACCCTGCAGTTGAAAAGCTTCAATCCTCAGGCCGCGCAGTTGTTGGGTGCGCCCGATCACCCGCTGACTCAAGCCAGCTTCGCTGCGCTGGGACGGCACATCCAAGGGCTTGACGGTCAGCCGGTCCTCCCGGAGGAGTTGCCGCTGGCCCTGGCCTTCCAGACGCGGCAACCTCAGCTCAACGTCACGCTGGGAATCTCACTTCCTGATGGCGTTCAGCGGTGGTTGCAGATCAACGCGCTGCCGGTCGGGACTGAGGCCGTCGTGGCGTCCTTCACCGATGTGACGGACAGCATCCAATTCCGGCAGGCGCTCCAGCGAGCGTTGGAGCATGACCCCCTGACCGGCCTTCCGAACCGCGTCCACTTCATGCTGCATCTTCAGCAAGCTCTGGGAAGCCTCCACACTCAGAACAAAGCCTGCGCGGTCGGCTTTGTCGATCTTGACGGGTTCAAAGCCGTCAATGACGCCCTGGGTCATGCCGCAGGGGATCACCTGCTGCGAGAGGTCGCAGGTCGTCTGTCTGGGACGCTACGTCCCGGGGATAAAGTCGCGCGCCTGGCGGGGGATGAGTTCGTGATCTTGTGGCGGGGGGTCTCCGATTCCACGCAGGCGAATGCGCTGGGCGAGCGTGTGGTCGCCGCGTGTGCCCCGGCGTATCTGCTGTATGGGGGGGAAGTCCGTGTGACCTCCAGTGTGGGGGTGCATGTGGTCACGACGGGCGACGCGAATGCGCAAACCGTGTTACAAGTGGCGGATGCCGCGATGTACCAGGCCAAACGGCGCGGCAAGAACCAGTGTGTCGTGTGGTCCTGA